One stretch of Cheilinus undulatus linkage group 5, ASM1832078v1, whole genome shotgun sequence DNA includes these proteins:
- the selenoe gene encoding selenoprotein e → MKMWAFLVLTLTLTVTATDTENNTGAEEKLVIARGKLLAPSVVGUGIKKMPELHHFLMERWALYHNLEYDSSEEKKPRLIFYNEKDEVVKTVPVKKMKADEISSLLDSLGFYKRSQKGEEVPEEFQNFPLHAARDEL, encoded by the exons ATGAAAATGTGGGCCTTTTTGGTGCTAACTCTCACTCTCACTGTTACTGCGACAGACACTGAAAATAACACAGGGGCGGAAGAAAAACTTGTGATAGCCAGAGGAAAACTGCTG GCTCCCAGCGTGGTCGGATGAGGCATAAAGAAAATGCCAGAGCTCCATCATTTCCTCATGGAGCGCTGGGCTTTATA CCACAACTTGGAATACGACTCATCGGAGGAGAAGAAACCCCGTCTGATCTTCTATAATGAAAAAGACGAGGTTGTGAAG ACTGTTCCTGTAAAGAAAATGAAGGCAGACGAGATCAGCAGCCTCTTAGATTCACTCGGTTTCTACAAGAGGTCCCAGAAAGGGGAAGAGGTGCCAGAGGAGTTCCAGAACTTCCCCCTGCATGCTGCCAGGGACGAGCTGTGA